The following nucleotide sequence is from Aneurinibacillus soli.
CATTCCGATATAATTACGATTTTGGATTTATGGTTATAGAATGTCAAAGGGTAGGATTGAAATGAATAAACTACTACTTTTATTTTGTGTGATTTTATCGTTTCCAGGCTATGTAATTGCCTCTTCACCCCCAGACACCGAAGCTAAAATTAGCACAGAAGAAGCGAATAAAAACTTAATTGTTTATCTTTTAGCTCCATTTACTACTGAACCAATAAAAAATCATTATAGAGAGAATTTGCCTTGGCAATTAGAGCAAGGTCAAATTACAAACACAAAAATGATATATACAACAAAAGGTCTAGATTTTATTGTTCAACTTAAAGTTCAACCTTTTGTGGGAGCCCACGATCCCCTTGGTACTGATTTATTCACTTTTAAAATAAAAGACGGGAAAATAATACTTGAAAAATACGAATATTTAGATAGTTTTCCTGTACGACTATATTTAAAACAATATTATCCAAATCCAAAACCCTCATATTAAGAAACTTTTGATATGGTTTAATGCTAACGGGGATCGTTAGTGCGATAAGAAGCTGATATAAAGAGGACCAGAATTCCTTGTATGAACTGGAATCCGGTTTTTTCATTTCTTGCTTAACGTACGATTTTTTTCGTTTTGGGGTATCGGAAAATCTTAGGTTGATGGGCATGTGATGCTACCCCACCATGAGAAAAAATCCAAGTGAAAAATACTATATGCTATGCATTTATATATGGCAAGTGCAATAATTTCGCATTGATTCCCTTATAGATTTTTCTCTATTCATGGGATTATCTTGAATTTTTTGTGATTATCCTTTACGCTTATACCTAGATATACAAGGTATAAGCGTAAAGGAGGAGACCGATGATGATCAACAAAGAACTGCTCAAAGGAAGCACACCTTTGCTCATATTGGCGATGCTGGAAAAACGGGATATGTACGGATATGAAATGATTACCGAGATCGAGCAGGCATCAGCAGGAATTTTTCAATTCAAGGAAGGGACGTTATATCCGCTCCTGCATGCGCTGGAAGCAGACGGACTGATTGTTTCGTACTGGAGTGAAGGAGTTGGTGCCCGCCGCCGCAAATATTATCGCATCACTCCGCGCGGTGGATCGCGTCTGGCAGAACGCAAGGAAGAATGGACGACGTATCGAACGGCTGTGGAACGAGTGCTGGGGGAGGGACAGGCATGAGGAAAGAAATTGACATGTATCTGGACCAGGTGTGTGCGTATATTCGCTGTCGGGATGTGCATACGGGCATTCGTGCGGAGTTGCGGACGCATATGGAGGAACTGACAGATGTGTATGAGGAGAGGGGACTGACCTCGGATGAAGCGGTGGCACGTGCGATAGCTTCGATGGGAGACCCCGAGGTAATTGGACGCCAGTTCGATCGCGTTCACCGTCCGAAGACAGACTGGATTACCGTTATACTGGTGGCGTTGTTGATGGGATGTGGACTTGTCACTATGGCATCACTTGATCGGCAGCCGGGGGACTGGCCGTGGAAAACGAACATGCTAGCGGAACGGCTGGCTAGTGTGGGAATCGGTGTGCTCGTGTGTTGGTTTTGTGCTCGATTGGATTATCGGCGCCTTCGGATGAGTGGAGAGGCGATTTTTCTCACCACGTGGCTATTAATTTTACCGATATTCTGGATGGGAGTATATCGTTTCGGTATGCCCATGTACGATCTAGGATTTATAAAGTTTGACATCATTCGGGCCTCACCCTTTTTGTTTTTGCTGGCAGTGGCTTCCATGCTCACCCGCTGGTCTTGGCAGAAGGATGGCTGGAAAGTCCCACTGTTTATCTGGTATGCCCTCCCTGCTCTTCTTTATTTGAAAACACCAGGTAAGTCCACCTTTGTGATGTATACAATCGGATTTATAACGCTTGCTCTGTTATCTGGTGCTAATAAGCGCCGGATAGGGGGATGGATAGCTGTAGTTGCTGGAATTGTGCTCTGTCGACTTGCCATGTTTCCATATGAGCTGGAAAGGCTACTGGGGTTCTGGAGGCCATTTGCTGATCCGCTTGGCAGGGGCTATCAAGTTGTACAGTCGATTCAGGCTATTCGTGAAGCGGGCATGAGGGGACACGGATTTGGTGTTTGGTTACGGAATCTTCCAAACACACAGGAAGATTTTGTGTTCACATATATTGTGTATGCATTTGGCTGGGGGAGCGGAGTCGGAATGATTGTGCTGGTAGCCGCACTGTTTGTTCGTTTGTATCGAATGCTGTTGTTAGTGCGTGAACCGTTTGGCAGAATGCTTGCTGGTACGATCTTTGTGCTGTTTGCGGTTTTATTTAGTTGGAACATCTTGATGACAATTGGACTCATGCCCGTTGCAAGCATTCCGCTGCCATTTGTCGCCCATGGCACCACGGCATTTCTTGTCCATCTGGCTGTGCTCGGTTTGCTCATCGGTATTCACCGCAGGCGCGATATGATGATAGAACCCTAGATGTACGCGTTGCATCTAGGCATAGAGTCAATTATTTGATGGTCAACCGATCATTCTGATTAAGGAGGTTAGGAAGTATGAAATCTATACTCATTGTGGATGACGAAGAAAAGATTCGTGAAGTAGTTGTTTCTTATTTAGAAAAAGAAGGGTTCCGAACAGTAGAAGCTCAAACGGGGCTCAGTGCTTTGCAAGTAGTTAAAGAAGAAGCAGTAGATCTTGTCGTCCTCGATTTGATGTTGCCGGATATTTCTGGCGAGGAAGTCTGTCAGCAAATCCGGAAAATATCCTCTGTCCCTGTGCTAATGTTAACCGCAAAAGTCGCGGAGGAAGACCGCGTCATCGGACTTACATTAGGTGCTGATGATTATGTGATCAAGCCATTTAGTCCGAAGGAACTTGTAGCTCGTGTAAAGGCCATTTTGCGTCGTTCCAGCGAACAGAATTTATTGGCTGATCGAATTTCATTTTCTAATGGAGAGTTGGTCATTGATACGGCTCAACAAATGATCGTTAAACATGGAGATTCGATTAATTTGACACCGAATGAATATAAACTTCTTGTGGTCCTAGCTCGCCATCCTCAACGATCTTTTACAAGAGAAGAATTAATTGAAAAAGTTTTTGGCTATAGTTACGAAGGGGATGCGCGAACGATTGACCAACACATTAAGAATTTACGCCAAAAAATTGAGCCTGATCCGAAACAACCGAAGTATGTTTGTACGGTGTATGGAACAGGGTATAAATTTGTAGGTGATCACGGATGATCCGGGGGTTACGAGCTCGACTCGCTTTTATCTTTATTGGAATGGTAACAGGAATTCTAGTAATTGCTACGGTCATTCTTATTTTTGTCACGCACTACCACATTACGATGTTTTTGCAGCAAATACCTGAGGGTGTTCCTTTTCTATCCCACTTGAATATTCATTTTGAACGAGCGATGATCCAATCGATTACCTTTACAGAAATTGGAGCTATTTTATTAGCCATTTTGGTAAGTCTTTCTGTAACCAAACGCATTATTACTCCTTTAGCAGACATGCGCCAAGCGGCTGAGCAGATGAGACAAGGAGACCTGACCTCTCGCGTTGTGATTCAAGGTCACGATGAATTGGCTGATCTTGGACAATCTTTAAATCATCTAGCAGAGCAATTACAAAAGCAAGAAGAATTGCGTAAAACGATGACTGCTGATATCGCTCATGAACTTCGCACTCCGTTAAGCACATTAAAAAGCCATATGGAGGCGTTTGAGGATGGAATTTGGGAACCTACGCCCGAGCGTATTCACTCTTGTTACGAAGAGATTGAAAGACTCATTCATCTTGTTGGGGATTTAGAGGAACTGACTTATATGGAATCATCAGAATTTAGCCTTCATCTTCAGAGAGAGGATGTACGCCAGATTCTTCGTCAAGCCATTTCATCGGTGAAGGCCGCCTATCTCCAGAAAAATGTACAATTGAATCTAAGAGATGGAGAGCCCATTTTAGTAGACGTAGATCGACAGCGTATCGGGCAGATTCTCGTTAATTTGTTAACAAATGCGTTAAAGTTCACATCTCCTGGCGGGAGTGTTCAAGTCGAAGTATATGAAGAAAAAGAACAGGTGATAATGTCTGTCGTCGATACAGGGATTGGCATTGCAAAGAATGAAATTCCTTTTGTGTTCGAAAGATTTTATCGAGTGGATAAATCTCGAAATCGCAAATACGGTGGAGGAGGCATCGGACTAACGATTGTAAAACGGTTAGTAGAAGCCCATGGTGGACAAGTAGCAATAGGAAGTGAGCAAGGAAAGGGAACTACAGTTTCTATTCTTCTGCCAAAAAACTAGTAGGATCTTCATAAGATCTACATAAGTTCTTGCTATCCTTTACATATGAAATTTTTAAGGGTAGAAAGGACGGTACGAATGAATAAAAAAACGATGACATTCATGGGGATTGTATTATCGACCGCGTTATTGAGTGCTTGCTCATCGATGAATGGAATAGATCACTCCAGTATGAGCGGCATGAATCAATCTTCAACCAAGAGTCAGGCCATTCCGGCCGCTGTTACTCCTGTTGTAAGCAAAGTAGGTAACCAAACGATCAAAGAGTTTTCTTTGGTAGCCAAATCTGCTGAACAAGAAATCAAAAATGGCGTGAAAGTTCCTGTTTGGACGTACAATGGAACGGTACCGGGTAGCCAGATTCGTGTCACACAAGGAGATCGTGTAAAAGTTCATTTGAAAAATGAATTATCCGTTCCGATCACCATTCATTGGCATGGCTATCCTGTCCCAAATAGCATGGACGGGATTCCCGGAATGACACAAGCGTCTATCAAACCAGGTCAATCTTTTACGTATGATTTCGTAGCCACAACACCAGGCACTTATTGGTATCACTCTCATTACAATAGTGCAGCACAAGTGGATAAAGGTTTGTATGGCACATTCATTGTTGATCCAAAAGACGAGACGAACAAGCCGAATCGTGATTATACGCTTGTATTGGATGAATGGATGACTGACTCAAACATGAATAGTCATGATATGTCCAATATGAATGGTCAAATGAACATGGAGAATCACGACATGTCTACCATGTCCAACATGGATCATGATCAAATGATGAAACAAATGTATAACGTTTATACGGTTAATGGTAAGGCAGGAAACTTGATTGAACCGTTAACCGTGAAAAAGGGAGAGAAGGTGCGCCTTCGTTTTGTGAACGCAGGATATTTATCTCACACCATTCATCTGCCAAATCAACCATTTCAAGTGGTGGCCGTTGACGGTAATCCTCTTGCATCAGCTCCTTTGATTAAAGATCAACTGTTACGTATCGGACCTGGAGAACGATATGATGTCGAGTTTACAGCGGATGGTGCTACGAATTGGATCATGGACAGTCATGATGATACACCTTATGCGGCAGATATCCGGATTCCTGTTATGTATGAGGGAAATAATACGACACCAAAATCAGATTTGGACAAAAATCTTCCGATTGTAGATATTACCAATTATGGCGATGCAGCAAACCAGACATTTAACGAGCAAACGAAATTTAATAAGAAATATACGCTTCATTTGAACTCGAAAGTAGTGAATGGCAGTCAGGAATATATGATTAATGATAAGATCTATCCAAACACGGACCCGTTAACGGTATCCAAAGGTGATCAAGTAAAAGTAACGCTCATCAATGATGGGAAGTCCGATCATCCGATGCATTTGCATGGGCACGTTTTTCAAGTCCTGTCCAAGAACGGAAAGCCTGTGAAGGATCCGGTATGGAAAGATACAATTGTCGTTCGCCCAGGTGAAAGATACGACATTGCTTTTAAAGCAAATAACACAGGGAATTGGATGTTCCACTGTCATGATTTGCACCATGCAGCGATGGGGATGATGACGGAGGTCGAATATCAAGGCTATCATTCCTCGATTAAACCAGACCCAGAAGATATGAAGGCAAGTGAATAGGTTGAACGTATGTAAGGCTGTCCCAAAAGTAACTTCGGGACAGCCTCTTTTTTACAAACTCATTGCTACACGCTTTGGCTGCTCGGAAAGCTTGCCGTCCTCGATATAGACAACGCGGTCACACACATCTAACATTCGCTTATCATGCGTAACCATAATCGCAGCTTTCCCTCGTGCTTTTACCTCATCCGCTAACATCTGTACGACAGCTCGACCGCGTTCCGAATCAAGACTTGCCGTCGGTTCATCAGCTAGAATCAGTTCTGGATCATTCATCAAAGCCCGACCGATTGCCACACGTTGACGTTCTCCACCTGATAAACTTTCTGGATAATGATCTCTGCGATGAGCTAATCCAAGGTGTGTCAGGAGATCATTTGCTCGTTTTTCAGCTTCTTTGATAGGGCTGCCAGCTAATTCAGCGATTAGCAGCAATTGGTCACGGACAGATAAATACGGGATTAGATTGGACGCTTGAAACACGAACCCGATTTTTTCAAGACGAAGTTGGTTCATTTTCTTTGGCGTCAGTTTGCTCACATCTTGGTCACTCAAAATAATACGACCACTAGAGGGAGACAATAATGCCCCGGCAATGGAAAGAAAAGTACTTTTACCAGAGCCGGAAGGGCCGACAACGGCCACAAACTCACCGGCTTTCA
It contains:
- a CDS encoding DUF3888 domain-containing protein; translated protein: MNKLLLLFCVILSFPGYVIASSPPDTEAKISTEEANKNLIVYLLAPFTTEPIKNHYRENLPWQLEQGQITNTKMIYTTKGLDFIVQLKVQPFVGAHDPLGTDLFTFKIKDGKIILEKYEYLDSFPVRLYLKQYYPNPKPSY
- a CDS encoding PadR family transcriptional regulator, with product MMINKELLKGSTPLLILAMLEKRDMYGYEMITEIEQASAGIFQFKEGTLYPLLHALEADGLIVSYWSEGVGARRRKYYRITPRGGSRLAERKEEWTTYRTAVERVLGEGQA
- a CDS encoding FtsW/RodA/SpoVE family cell cycle protein, with protein sequence MRKEIDMYLDQVCAYIRCRDVHTGIRAELRTHMEELTDVYEERGLTSDEAVARAIASMGDPEVIGRQFDRVHRPKTDWITVILVALLMGCGLVTMASLDRQPGDWPWKTNMLAERLASVGIGVLVCWFCARLDYRRLRMSGEAIFLTTWLLILPIFWMGVYRFGMPMYDLGFIKFDIIRASPFLFLLAVASMLTRWSWQKDGWKVPLFIWYALPALLYLKTPGKSTFVMYTIGFITLALLSGANKRRIGGWIAVVAGIVLCRLAMFPYELERLLGFWRPFADPLGRGYQVVQSIQAIREAGMRGHGFGVWLRNLPNTQEDFVFTYIVYAFGWGSGVGMIVLVAALFVRLYRMLLLVREPFGRMLAGTIFVLFAVLFSWNILMTIGLMPVASIPLPFVAHGTTAFLVHLAVLGLLIGIHRRRDMMIEP
- a CDS encoding response regulator transcription factor yields the protein MKSILIVDDEEKIREVVVSYLEKEGFRTVEAQTGLSALQVVKEEAVDLVVLDLMLPDISGEEVCQQIRKISSVPVLMLTAKVAEEDRVIGLTLGADDYVIKPFSPKELVARVKAILRRSSEQNLLADRISFSNGELVIDTAQQMIVKHGDSINLTPNEYKLLVVLARHPQRSFTREELIEKVFGYSYEGDARTIDQHIKNLRQKIEPDPKQPKYVCTVYGTGYKFVGDHG
- a CDS encoding sensor histidine kinase, with amino-acid sequence MIRGLRARLAFIFIGMVTGILVIATVILIFVTHYHITMFLQQIPEGVPFLSHLNIHFERAMIQSITFTEIGAILLAILVSLSVTKRIITPLADMRQAAEQMRQGDLTSRVVIQGHDELADLGQSLNHLAEQLQKQEELRKTMTADIAHELRTPLSTLKSHMEAFEDGIWEPTPERIHSCYEEIERLIHLVGDLEELTYMESSEFSLHLQREDVRQILRQAISSVKAAYLQKNVQLNLRDGEPILVDVDRQRIGQILVNLLTNALKFTSPGGSVQVEVYEEKEQVIMSVVDTGIGIAKNEIPFVFERFYRVDKSRNRKYGGGGIGLTIVKRLVEAHGGQVAIGSEQGKGTTVSILLPKN
- a CDS encoding multicopper oxidase family protein, yielding MNKKTMTFMGIVLSTALLSACSSMNGIDHSSMSGMNQSSTKSQAIPAAVTPVVSKVGNQTIKEFSLVAKSAEQEIKNGVKVPVWTYNGTVPGSQIRVTQGDRVKVHLKNELSVPITIHWHGYPVPNSMDGIPGMTQASIKPGQSFTYDFVATTPGTYWYHSHYNSAAQVDKGLYGTFIVDPKDETNKPNRDYTLVLDEWMTDSNMNSHDMSNMNGQMNMENHDMSTMSNMDHDQMMKQMYNVYTVNGKAGNLIEPLTVKKGEKVRLRFVNAGYLSHTIHLPNQPFQVVAVDGNPLASAPLIKDQLLRIGPGERYDVEFTADGATNWIMDSHDDTPYAADIRIPVMYEGNNTTPKSDLDKNLPIVDITNYGDAANQTFNEQTKFNKKYTLHLNSKVVNGSQEYMINDKIYPNTDPLTVSKGDQVKVTLINDGKSDHPMHLHGHVFQVLSKNGKPVKDPVWKDTIVVRPGERYDIAFKANNTGNWMFHCHDLHHAAMGMMTEVEYQGYHSSIKPDPEDMKASE
- a CDS encoding ABC transporter ATP-binding protein; translated protein: MSNKLILDNISKVFGDGDTSVKVLDGVSLQVKAGEFVAVVGPSGSGKSTFLSIAGALLSPSSGRIILSDQDVSKLTPKKMNQLRLEKIGFVFQASNLIPYLSVRDQLLLIAELAGSPIKEAEKRANDLLTHLGLAHRRDHYPESLSGGERQRVAIGRALMNDPELILADEPTASLDSERGRAVVQMLADEVKARGKAAIMVTHDKRMLDVCDRVVYIEDGKLSEQPKRVAMSL